Proteins co-encoded in one Ruegeria sp. HKCCD4315 genomic window:
- a CDS encoding MarR family winged helix-turn-helix transcriptional regulator, translating into MKPEDETNEVYRFFTEVGIINQLISTKLEAFLPGRMTATQFGILGHLVRRPEGETPLQLSNAFQVPKTSMTHMLASLENHTLITLETNPKDKRSKIVRSTPHGAEFLKTCMDRMSTALGPVLSELGPEPFHESLPNLTLIRETLDSERD; encoded by the coding sequence ATGAAGCCTGAAGATGAGACCAACGAAGTCTACCGGTTCTTCACCGAGGTCGGGATCATCAATCAGTTGATCTCGACCAAGCTTGAGGCGTTCTTACCTGGAAGAATGACCGCAACCCAATTTGGTATATTGGGCCACCTGGTCCGGCGTCCCGAAGGCGAAACCCCACTGCAACTCTCAAACGCGTTTCAGGTGCCCAAGACTTCGATGACGCATATGCTCGCCAGCCTTGAAAATCATACCTTGATTACTCTTGAGACCAACCCAAAGGACAAGCGTTCGAAAATTGTCCGGTCGACGCCGCATGGCGCAGAGTTTCTGAAAACTTGTATGGATCGGATGTCGACAGCTCTTGGTCCGGTTTTGTCCGAACTCGGGCCTGAACCGTTCCATGAATCGCTGCCTAATCTGACGCTCATACGCGAAACCTTGGACAGTGAGCGCGACTAG
- a CDS encoding nitroreductase family protein, translating to MPNRRRFLKILGGGTILAATGAVAFLATRTPHEALAPWTPKPYNDPRKAALSYAILAPNPHNLQPWLVEFVGQDKVRIHRDPDRELPETDPYHRQLYIGLGAFVETMVLAAGAQGFDTEVTLLPDGDDGPIAEAVFVPGGAPDPLSDQILNRHSNKEPYTEQRLSETEVSVLENYATLITDEDLVTRIRDLTKRAFEIEMRTPQTLKESVDLMRIGKAEINANPDGIELRDPMLETLRLTGLLDNETLMNVDHPGTQSHMRGYFAMLDATPQYAVLTTATNTRSDQLDAGRQLMRFYLKTTEMGLGVHPVSQALQEYPEMADEYVLAHELLASPGHTVQMLLRLGYGPEPIATPRWPLETRILNEA from the coding sequence ATGCCAAATCGAAGACGTTTTCTCAAGATTCTAGGCGGAGGCACAATTCTGGCGGCAACGGGCGCGGTCGCGTTCCTCGCTACACGCACGCCGCATGAAGCGTTGGCTCCGTGGACGCCAAAACCGTATAACGACCCACGCAAGGCTGCTTTGTCCTACGCGATTCTCGCCCCCAATCCACACAACTTGCAACCTTGGCTGGTCGAGTTCGTTGGGCAAGACAAGGTGCGCATCCACCGTGATCCTGATCGCGAGCTTCCGGAAACCGATCCTTACCACCGCCAGCTCTATATTGGTCTCGGTGCATTTGTTGAGACGATGGTACTGGCAGCAGGTGCGCAGGGATTTGATACCGAGGTCACGTTACTGCCCGATGGAGATGACGGACCCATCGCAGAAGCAGTGTTCGTTCCTGGCGGAGCACCCGATCCACTCTCAGATCAAATCCTCAACCGACATTCAAACAAGGAACCGTACACTGAACAGCGGCTGTCCGAGACGGAAGTGTCGGTCCTTGAAAACTACGCCACCCTGATTACCGATGAAGATTTGGTGACCCGTATTCGAGACCTCACGAAACGCGCTTTCGAAATCGAAATGCGAACCCCGCAGACCTTGAAAGAATCCGTCGACCTGATGCGGATCGGGAAAGCAGAAATCAACGCCAACCCGGACGGGATTGAATTACGCGATCCCATGCTGGAAACGTTGCGACTTACCGGCCTATTGGACAATGAAACCCTGATGAACGTTGACCACCCAGGCACTCAGTCACACATGCGAGGCTACTTCGCCATGCTCGACGCGACGCCGCAATACGCAGTCCTCACGACAGCCACAAACACGCGAAGCGATCAACTTGATGCCGGTCGTCAATTGATGCGGTTTTACTTGAAGACAACCGAAATGGGCCTGGGCGTACATCCGGTCAGTCAGGCCCTTCAGGAGTATCCTGAGATGGCCGATGAATACGTTCTCGCGCATGAGCTTCTTGCGTCACCGGGCCACACGGTGCAAATGTTGTTGCGTTTGGGGTATGGGCCTGAACCGATTGCCACACCCCGCTGGCCGCTGGAGACACGAATTCTGAATGAAGCCTGA
- a CDS encoding GntR family transcriptional regulator translates to MKDQDAKTLSNTQRAVRDLRQMILSGELAAGTDHLESELAETLGMSRTPIREAALMLESKGLLEMRPRKGVRILPVSSDDMREIYDILTELESLAAQRAAEAGYSEDELAVLAGSIAKMDQAIEAEDLEAWAEADELFHQELVRLGGNKRVEAIVAMMSDQVRRARATTLFIRPLPVKSNEDHRVVFQAISEGRPGVARERHREHRLQAQAMLCGILEKHRLNSL, encoded by the coding sequence GTGAAGGATCAGGACGCAAAAACTCTTTCCAATACGCAACGCGCTGTTAGGGATTTGCGACAGATGATCCTGTCCGGCGAACTTGCAGCCGGAACTGACCATCTGGAATCGGAACTCGCGGAAACCCTTGGAATGTCCCGCACCCCGATACGGGAAGCTGCGCTGATGTTGGAAAGTAAGGGCTTGCTTGAAATGCGGCCCCGAAAGGGCGTGCGAATACTGCCTGTTTCATCAGATGATATGCGTGAAATCTACGACATACTGACGGAACTCGAGAGTCTCGCAGCACAGCGCGCTGCCGAAGCGGGCTATTCCGAAGATGAACTGGCGGTCCTTGCTGGATCAATTGCAAAGATGGATCAAGCCATCGAAGCCGAAGACCTTGAAGCCTGGGCCGAGGCCGACGAGTTGTTTCATCAGGAACTCGTTCGGTTGGGCGGCAACAAACGGGTCGAAGCGATTGTTGCAATGATGAGCGACCAGGTGCGCCGCGCACGCGCAACGACGTTGTTCATCAGGCCCCTACCCGTCAAATCCAATGAAGATCACCGGGTTGTTTTTCAAGCGATTAGTGAAGGTCGACCGGGTGTTGCCCGTGAACGTCATCGAGAGCACAGGCTGCAAGCGCAGGCTATGCTTTGCGGGATACTCGAGAAGCACCGACTCAACAGCCTCTGA
- a CDS encoding Gfo/Idh/MocA family protein, producing MNTRKTIRVACVGAGYFSKFHYESWSRMPGAVPIASCNRDINKAKETGLTAYDDLSKMLEIEEPDLVDIILPPVAQADAIRTALRSGIKCLICQKPFCLSLDEAEKIVSEAELEGATIVVHENFRFQPWYRAIKQAMVEGRIGTPLQATFRLRPGDGQGPRAYLDRQPYFQEMPRFLVHETAVHWVDTFRFLFDAPSAVYADLRQVNPVISGEDAGYILFDHPNGLKALFDGNRCLDHSAENLRQTMGEALIEGTEGSLVLYGDGSVELRGFGKQERQQILPPSDHDGFGGDCVHALQSHVVSGLVKGTPLENTARNYLDVIRIEESIYLSAAEGRKINLETP from the coding sequence ATGAATACTCGAAAAACCATCAGAGTCGCGTGTGTGGGTGCAGGGTATTTCAGCAAGTTTCACTACGAAAGCTGGTCCCGAATGCCCGGAGCGGTTCCGATTGCATCCTGCAACCGTGATATCAACAAGGCGAAAGAAACAGGACTGACGGCTTACGACGATTTGTCGAAAATGTTGGAGATCGAAGAACCTGATCTCGTGGACATCATCCTACCACCAGTGGCGCAGGCCGACGCCATCCGAACAGCACTGCGCTCCGGAATAAAGTGCTTGATCTGCCAAAAGCCATTTTGCCTGTCTCTAGACGAAGCGGAGAAGATCGTCTCCGAGGCTGAATTGGAAGGCGCAACTATTGTCGTGCATGAGAATTTTCGCTTTCAGCCCTGGTATCGCGCAATCAAACAGGCGATGGTCGAGGGTCGAATTGGGACACCGCTACAAGCGACTTTCCGGCTTCGGCCCGGCGACGGACAGGGACCACGAGCCTACCTTGACCGGCAGCCGTACTTTCAGGAAATGCCGCGTTTCCTCGTTCATGAAACAGCGGTTCACTGGGTCGACACATTCCGATTTTTATTCGATGCGCCCAGTGCAGTTTATGCGGACTTGCGCCAAGTTAACCCCGTTATCTCGGGCGAGGATGCAGGTTACATCCTGTTTGACCACCCCAACGGTTTGAAAGCTCTGTTCGATGGCAACAGATGCCTTGACCACAGTGCCGAAAACCTGCGCCAAACCATGGGCGAAGCTCTCATCGAAGGAACGGAAGGATCACTAGTTCTTTACGGCGACGGCTCAGTAGAACTCCGCGGTTTTGGAAAACAGGAGCGACAGCAGATTCTACCTCCAAGCGATCATGATGGTTTTGGAGGAGACTGCGTCCACGCCTTGCAAAGTCACGTCGTTTCAGGCCTTGTAAAGGGTACGCCGCTGGAAAACACGGCTCGAAACTATTTGGACGTGATCCGCATCGAAGAGAGCATCTATCTCTCGGCTGCGGAGGGACGAAAGATCAACCTGGAGACGCCGTGA
- a CDS encoding isocitrate/isopropylmalate dehydrogenase family protein, whose translation MKKNYDVAVFHGDGIGPEIMAPTLEILRQLSRGSPSYELVFTDAPAGAGHYAKTGESFPVGSLETARDADAILLSAMGLPDVRYPDGTEISPQIDLRKQLGLFAGVRPVKVRSGQMTPLALPPGKEVDFVLIRESTEGLFFTQGAGEVTEHEARETLLITREVSEKLFRFAFELAQNRKRTGRGQGRVTCVDKANVFRAFAFFRSMFDAEAAHHPDLQADHAYVDATALWMVQKPWEFDVLVTENMFGDILSDLGAGLMGGLGLAPSADIGLNHAVFQPCHGSAPDIAGQGVANPFAMILSAAMMLEWLGLTHDNPGLSKDGERLREAVEKVTANGQNLTRDLGGTAGTQDAASSVLEAFRA comes from the coding sequence ATGAAAAAGAATTATGATGTGGCAGTTTTCCACGGCGACGGGATCGGCCCTGAAATTATGGCCCCTACGCTTGAAATCCTGCGTCAGCTCTCGCGCGGCAGTCCTTCCTACGAACTGGTGTTTACAGACGCTCCGGCAGGCGCAGGCCACTACGCCAAAACTGGAGAATCGTTTCCGGTTGGATCACTCGAAACTGCGCGCGACGCTGACGCGATTTTGCTGTCTGCAATGGGCTTGCCGGATGTTCGATATCCTGACGGAACCGAGATTTCACCGCAGATTGATCTGCGAAAGCAGCTGGGACTTTTCGCTGGTGTACGTCCAGTAAAGGTAAGAAGCGGACAAATGACCCCCTTGGCGCTGCCTCCCGGAAAAGAGGTCGACTTTGTCTTGATACGCGAAAGCACAGAAGGACTGTTCTTCACTCAAGGCGCTGGAGAAGTTACCGAACACGAAGCACGTGAAACTCTGCTGATTACTCGTGAGGTGTCCGAAAAACTGTTCCGTTTCGCGTTTGAACTCGCCCAGAACCGCAAAAGAACCGGGCGCGGTCAGGGTCGAGTTACATGTGTCGACAAAGCCAATGTATTCCGCGCCTTTGCATTCTTCAGATCGATGTTTGATGCAGAAGCCGCCCACCATCCCGATTTGCAGGCAGACCATGCTTATGTTGATGCCACCGCACTGTGGATGGTCCAAAAACCTTGGGAGTTTGATGTCTTGGTGACCGAGAACATGTTCGGAGACATCCTCTCCGACCTTGGTGCAGGTCTTATGGGCGGTCTTGGACTGGCTCCGTCAGCGGATATCGGGTTGAATCACGCTGTATTCCAACCCTGCCATGGTTCCGCTCCAGACATTGCAGGACAGGGTGTAGCCAATCCTTTTGCGATGATCCTGTCCGCAGCAATGATGCTTGAATGGTTGGGGTTGACCCATGATAACCCAGGCCTGTCCAAAGACGGCGAACGGTTGCGTGAAGCCGTGGAAAAGGTGACTGCAAACGGACAGAACCTGACGCGTGACCTAGGTGGCACCGCCGGAACGCAGGACGCAGCCTCATCGGTATTGGAAGCATTTCGGGCATGA
- a CDS encoding tripartite tricarboxylate transporter substrate binding protein, with protein MKLKLGRLAAAAVMATGIAGAAAAQDYPYRDITTAVVWGAGGGTDTINRMIMAEMEKHLPVSINVINQTGGVAGSNGMVYVMNQPDDGYTLVGLSESNVTAAVQGGWDKKFDFWYPFIVGGSPDLISVPAESPYNTLEELVDAAKAAPGTIPAAASGAGSIHHLNLLAIEKGSGAEFKFVPYKGSAPGQEAAIAGEVALVVTSLAEQAPLIEGGQLKPLAMLTPEDAQIAGVTVPSAFGIYDGLDQYLPLKQAIGFAVHSSAGDDVKAALGYAFEQAIASDTVAEWASANNYDVGGQHGEEAQELFANLEATFAYTLQDLGAATVDPASLGIEKP; from the coding sequence ATGAAACTAAAGCTAGGGCGGTTGGCGGCCGCAGCCGTGATGGCGACTGGGATTGCAGGCGCAGCTGCTGCGCAGGATTATCCCTATCGCGATATCACTACAGCTGTGGTCTGGGGGGCCGGAGGTGGCACAGATACGATCAACCGAATGATCATGGCCGAGATGGAAAAACACCTTCCGGTTTCGATCAATGTGATCAATCAAACAGGTGGTGTCGCAGGCTCCAACGGGATGGTCTATGTCATGAATCAACCAGACGATGGTTATACACTGGTTGGTCTGTCAGAGTCGAACGTCACCGCTGCTGTGCAAGGTGGTTGGGATAAGAAATTTGATTTTTGGTATCCGTTCATCGTTGGCGGATCACCTGATCTGATCTCGGTTCCGGCGGAGAGTCCTTACAATACTCTGGAAGAACTGGTCGACGCTGCGAAAGCTGCTCCTGGCACTATTCCAGCGGCGGCTTCCGGCGCAGGTTCGATCCACCACTTGAACCTTCTGGCCATCGAAAAAGGGTCCGGTGCAGAGTTCAAGTTTGTTCCATACAAAGGCTCAGCGCCAGGGCAGGAAGCAGCGATAGCGGGTGAAGTTGCGTTGGTTGTGACTTCTCTAGCTGAACAGGCCCCGTTGATCGAAGGCGGTCAACTTAAACCGCTCGCGATGTTGACGCCCGAAGATGCGCAGATTGCAGGAGTTACGGTGCCATCTGCCTTTGGCATCTATGACGGTCTCGACCAATATTTGCCGCTCAAACAGGCCATCGGTTTTGCAGTTCACAGTTCAGCCGGGGACGACGTAAAGGCCGCGCTTGGTTATGCCTTCGAGCAAGCGATTGCCTCCGACACCGTCGCGGAATGGGCCTCTGCAAACAATTATGATGTCGGTGGTCAACACGGCGAAGAAGCTCAAGAGCTGTTTGCGAACCTCGAAGCTACCTTTGCCTATACCTTGCAAGATTTGGGCGCTGCCACTGTCGATCCGGCGTCGCTGGGTATCGAGAAGCCATAA
- a CDS encoding tripartite tricarboxylate transporter permease, with protein sequence MDFILSQLAGFGTAFVGLAVDPLTYLYLIASVFLGITFGALPGLTATLAVTILTGFFGNKIPLDYSLIALLGAYVGAIYGGSYPSILLNIPGTAASAATAMDGYPLAKAGRGGEALGLTTTASFIGTVIGTITLLIFVWALLLVSKNIASPEKALLALFGILLSGTLMSEDLVIKGWIAGLIGLAMSMVGLDPLLSEPRYTFGWSYLMSGFQVVPVLMGAFAIPQIIDGLRHVEAGKVLALKGRILPNLRSIRRYLPTIGRSGVIGTGVGALPGVGEDVAGWVSYGVGKTVSAEGNKFGKGSLEGLLCSETANNACIGGALIPLLVLGIPGSPPAAALMGAFKINNVIPGPTIDPEIILRVVAILVLASLTMFLMGLFTARVFIKILAIPQTIFLPVVMVLTTIGSFSVGGGINDLYLMLGVGAVAYFMNLMKYPIAPLVIGVILGSLFDETFRRSLFLSDGDLSVFFSRPGAAILLVLNIGLILSQLPVAKRAFSRLKGLSV encoded by the coding sequence ATGGACTTTATCCTTTCGCAACTGGCTGGGTTTGGGACCGCATTCGTGGGCCTGGCAGTGGACCCGCTGACCTATCTGTATTTGATCGCATCCGTGTTCCTGGGCATCACGTTCGGCGCATTGCCCGGCCTTACGGCAACGCTGGCGGTGACGATCCTGACGGGTTTCTTCGGCAACAAAATCCCGCTCGACTATTCGCTCATCGCTTTGCTCGGGGCCTATGTCGGCGCGATTTACGGGGGGTCTTACCCGTCTATTCTACTGAACATTCCGGGCACAGCAGCCAGCGCGGCAACAGCCATGGATGGTTACCCTCTGGCCAAAGCGGGCAGAGGGGGCGAAGCACTTGGGCTGACCACGACGGCCAGTTTCATTGGCACAGTTATCGGAACCATCACGCTTTTGATTTTTGTCTGGGCGCTGCTTTTGGTTTCAAAGAACATCGCAAGCCCGGAGAAAGCCTTACTGGCCCTGTTCGGCATTCTGCTTTCTGGCACTTTGATGAGCGAAGACCTGGTGATTAAGGGATGGATCGCCGGTCTAATCGGGCTTGCGATGTCCATGGTCGGGCTCGACCCTCTTTTGTCTGAACCGCGCTATACTTTCGGCTGGTCTTACTTGATGAGCGGGTTTCAGGTCGTGCCAGTCCTGATGGGAGCCTTTGCCATTCCCCAAATTATCGACGGTTTGAGGCACGTTGAGGCCGGGAAAGTTCTGGCCCTGAAAGGCCGCATTCTTCCGAACCTTCGGTCTATTCGGCGCTACCTGCCGACCATTGGCCGGTCAGGCGTTATCGGGACAGGGGTAGGAGCACTTCCCGGAGTTGGCGAAGATGTCGCCGGTTGGGTCAGCTACGGTGTCGGTAAGACTGTCTCTGCCGAGGGCAACAAGTTTGGCAAAGGGTCATTGGAAGGCCTGCTGTGCTCCGAGACTGCAAATAACGCCTGTATTGGCGGAGCGCTAATCCCACTTTTGGTGTTGGGTATTCCCGGCTCACCACCTGCGGCCGCTTTGATGGGAGCTTTCAAAATCAACAACGTGATTCCCGGCCCGACGATTGATCCCGAGATCATTCTGCGCGTGGTTGCGATCCTGGTTCTGGCCTCGCTCACGATGTTCCTGATGGGGCTTTTCACCGCTCGGGTATTTATCAAAATCCTTGCCATCCCCCAGACCATCTTTTTGCCCGTCGTTATGGTTCTGACAACAATTGGATCTTTCAGCGTTGGCGGGGGCATCAATGATCTCTACCTGATGCTCGGCGTCGGTGCCGTTGCCTATTTCATGAACCTGATGAAGTACCCAATCGCGCCGTTGGTGATCGGGGTTATTCTGGGCAGCCTGTTTGACGAAACCTTCCGTCGGTCGCTGTTCTTGTCGGACGGGGATCTTTCGGTCTTTTTTTCACGACCTGGTGCGGCCATTCTGCTGGTGCTCAACATTGGTCTGATCCTCAGCCAACTGCCTGTCGCAAAGCGCGCTTTCTCACGTCTGAAAGGACTTTCTGTCTGA
- a CDS encoding putative quinol monooxygenase: MFVVTVTFTLKPGRRSAFLPLMVENASTSLRGEPGCQQFDVCLGDDPETVFLYEVYDDSMAFSAHLESAHFQSFDTAVADMIATKVVHQYSKVIR, encoded by the coding sequence ATGTTTGTAGTCACTGTCACTTTCACTCTCAAACCCGGTAGGAGAAGCGCTTTCTTGCCGCTGATGGTAGAAAACGCTTCAACTTCTTTGCGTGGAGAACCCGGGTGCCAGCAGTTTGACGTTTGCCTCGGCGACGATCCCGAGACAGTTTTTCTCTATGAGGTTTATGATGACAGCATGGCGTTCTCTGCCCACCTAGAAAGCGCGCATTTTCAGTCCTTTGATACGGCAGTGGCTGATATGATCGCCACCAAGGTGGTTCACCAGTATTCCAAGGTTATTCGATGA
- a CDS encoding N-acyl homoserine lactonase family protein encodes MNDWEIHAVKYADRNARTRADSFIIDDNHDAPHAMDYFVWVLKRGNKVILVDTGYDSDEAAARGRPIAMDPREALRPLDIAPEAVTEVIVTHLHYDHAGGLHMFPNAKLHMQSAEMAFATGPCMCHDHLRAPFTADHVCEVVKRLYSGQVIFYDGEAEIADGVTVHCIGGHSRGLQCVRVRTAAGWMVLASDASHYYENFMARKAFPIVVDLQDMMDGFETLERLASHPRLIVPGHDPLVREIFPVGAAPHIHRLDPGPMRDIEL; translated from the coding sequence ATGAACGATTGGGAAATCCACGCTGTGAAATACGCGGATCGCAACGCCCGGACGCGCGCTGATAGTTTCATTATCGATGATAATCATGACGCGCCTCATGCGATGGATTATTTCGTTTGGGTGCTCAAACGCGGCAACAAAGTCATTCTGGTCGATACCGGTTACGACTCCGATGAGGCCGCCGCTCGTGGCCGCCCAATCGCGATGGACCCTCGCGAAGCTTTGCGGCCTCTAGACATCGCGCCGGAAGCGGTGACTGAGGTCATCGTGACCCACCTTCATTATGACCATGCAGGGGGGCTGCACATGTTCCCGAATGCTAAGTTGCACATGCAATCGGCGGAAATGGCCTTCGCTACAGGTCCCTGCATGTGCCATGACCATCTGCGTGCACCTTTCACGGCTGACCATGTCTGCGAGGTCGTAAAGCGTCTCTATTCAGGCCAGGTCATATTCTACGACGGAGAAGCCGAGATTGCAGATGGGGTTACGGTACACTGCATCGGTGGGCATTCGCGCGGGTTGCAATGTGTTCGCGTAAGAACGGCAGCCGGGTGGATGGTGCTCGCCTCTGATGCCTCGCATTACTACGAGAATTTCATGGCGCGCAAAGCCTTTCCCATCGTCGTCGATTTGCAGGACATGATGGATGGTTTCGAGACACTCGAGAGGTTGGCTTCGCATCCTCGACTTATCGTGCCCGGCCATGATCCACTTGTGCGTGAGATTTTTCCCGTCGGTGCTGCACCGCACATCCATAGGCTGGATCCAGGGCCGATGCGGGACATTGAACTATGA
- the otnK gene encoding 3-oxo-tetronate kinase, with protein MKIGVIADDFTGASDIANTLAKGVEPEGGLRTAQFPSIPTTPADDEIEAGVISLKSRTAPTEEAVADSLRALRWLKDQGCKQFIFKYCSTFDSTMEGNIGPVAEALAKELGAQKVIFCPTFPTTGRTVYHGHLFVLGKPLNESGMENHPLTPMTDANIRRWLQHQTEEEVGLVPVDTVKQGSEAITAALQNADERFVIGDAISDEDLLAWGEALKDAKLITGGSGIALGLPRNVLRETSSQNTGDAISGIAGSAAILAGSCSGATRGQIDVHAEFNPTFAIDVPAVMSGDVNTQTLLDFFEKHSGETPLAYSSGSPEEVRAIQSQFGQEAVAEKLDNLFAETARELVQTGYKRLVVAGGETSGAVAKVVSEALGSPAMSIGPEIDPGVPVLSVGKTEPIALALKSGNFGAPDFFAKALRMMEAGK; from the coding sequence ATGAAAATCGGTGTCATAGCGGACGACTTCACTGGTGCGAGTGATATTGCGAACACCTTGGCGAAGGGCGTTGAGCCGGAGGGTGGATTACGAACGGCACAGTTCCCAAGTATTCCAACGACCCCAGCCGACGATGAGATCGAAGCGGGTGTGATCTCACTCAAGAGCCGCACCGCACCGACTGAGGAAGCGGTAGCGGACAGCTTGCGGGCCCTGCGGTGGCTTAAGGATCAAGGATGCAAGCAGTTCATCTTCAAGTATTGCTCCACCTTTGATTCCACGATGGAGGGAAATATCGGTCCCGTTGCGGAAGCGTTGGCCAAAGAACTGGGCGCGCAAAAAGTGATTTTCTGCCCGACCTTTCCGACCACGGGTCGCACTGTTTATCACGGCCATCTTTTTGTGCTCGGCAAGCCGTTGAACGAGTCCGGGATGGAAAACCACCCACTTACTCCGATGACGGATGCCAACATCAGGCGATGGTTGCAGCATCAGACCGAAGAAGAAGTTGGGTTGGTGCCAGTTGACACCGTGAAGCAAGGATCGGAGGCGATTACTGCTGCTTTGCAGAACGCCGACGAACGCTTTGTGATCGGCGACGCGATTTCGGATGAAGATTTGTTGGCCTGGGGCGAAGCTCTAAAGGATGCCAAACTGATTACCGGAGGATCTGGGATAGCACTGGGGCTACCCAGAAACGTCCTGAGAGAGACTTCGTCCCAAAATACTGGCGATGCAATCTCTGGTATCGCAGGGTCTGCCGCGATACTTGCAGGATCATGTTCAGGTGCGACACGCGGGCAGATCGATGTTCATGCGGAATTCAATCCAACCTTCGCCATTGATGTTCCAGCCGTCATGTCCGGGGATGTGAACACGCAAACGCTTCTGGATTTCTTTGAAAAGCATTCAGGTGAGACCCCCCTCGCTTACTCATCAGGAAGCCCGGAAGAGGTGCGCGCGATCCAAAGTCAATTCGGTCAGGAAGCTGTGGCGGAAAAGCTGGACAATCTCTTTGCTGAAACTGCCCGAGAACTTGTCCAAACGGGCTATAAGCGCCTTGTCGTTGCCGGAGGGGAGACGTCGGGAGCTGTCGCCAAGGTCGTATCTGAGGCACTGGGGTCTCCTGCCATGTCAATTGGTCCAGAGATCGACCCGGGCGTACCTGTCCTGAGCGTCGGAAAAACTGAACCCATTGCGCTGGCTCTAAAATCTGGAAACTTTGGCGCTCCGGACTTTTTCGCGAAGGCGCTCAGAATGATGGAGGCAGGCAAATGA
- the otnC gene encoding 3-oxo-tetronate 4-phosphate decarboxylase codes for MSSDESALRQQMSELCASLFVRGFSVGTAGNVSAHLDDGILMTPTNSTLGNIDPERIAKIDLDGHHVSGDKPTKEVFLHQAFYETRPEAGAVVHLHSTCATALSCLEDTDPNDCIPPLTPYVVMRVGTVKLVPYVKPGDPKSGDLIRELGGKFSAVLLANHGPVVSGKDLFSAVCAAEELEETAKLLLALRGMPTRMLDVAQAAELKDTFGRM; via the coding sequence ATGAGTTCGGATGAATCGGCTTTGCGGCAGCAGATGTCAGAGCTATGCGCCTCGCTGTTTGTGCGTGGATTTTCCGTCGGCACTGCGGGCAATGTCTCGGCACATCTTGATGACGGGATCCTCATGACACCAACCAACTCCACCTTGGGGAATATCGATCCCGAGCGCATCGCCAAGATTGATTTGGATGGGCACCACGTCTCCGGCGACAAGCCGACCAAGGAGGTCTTTCTGCACCAAGCCTTCTATGAGACGCGGCCAGAAGCGGGCGCCGTGGTTCATCTGCATTCGACTTGTGCCACTGCTCTGTCCTGCCTGGAAGACACCGATCCCAATGACTGTATTCCACCGCTTACACCATACGTGGTCATGCGTGTAGGCACGGTCAAACTTGTTCCATACGTTAAGCCGGGTGATCCGAAGTCCGGTGATTTGATCCGCGAACTGGGTGGGAAATTTAGTGCGGTTCTGTTGGCCAATCACGGGCCTGTCGTTTCAGGGAAGGATCTGTTCTCAGCGGTCTGTGCAGCAGAAGAGCTGGAAGAAACAGCCAAGTTACTCTTGGCACTGCGAGGTATGCCAACCCGAATGCTGGATGTAGCTCAAGCCGCAGAACTCAAAGATACTTTCGGAAGGATGTAA